Proteins encoded together in one Telopea speciosissima isolate NSW1024214 ecotype Mountain lineage chromosome 4, Tspe_v1, whole genome shotgun sequence window:
- the LOC122659032 gene encoding dynamin-related protein 4C-like: MTGERTLGVITKADQAPEGLLEKVISDDVNIGLGYVCVRNRVGEQESYEEARREEMRLFESHPLLSKIDKSIVGISILAQKLVHIQAISLSKCLPDIVRKINDKLCFSYSELNKLPKHLFNITEAFTALMKVIGSTKESLKKILIRVEFDEYPDEKEMHCTARISDMLNEYSQELDHRSRDSVTKFLMEEIKVLEEANGIQLSNFLPRTAFLAILQSKIKKIVYIPVEFVEKVWIYVETLVVRVLTFHSKSYPQLQSRTRRVAHDLISKTKDQSVDRVMEMVEMEKLTDYTCNPQYMSKWSKLAHRPFFMQNFKSNSKLRLVDNMALHLVFSVQNLLNREMERIVSALMGPCGGGIERLLEVSFYCHQA; the protein is encoded by the exons ATGACCGGCGAGAGGACATTGGGTGTGATCACTAAGGCTGATCAAGCTCCTGAAGGTTTGCTTGAGAAGGTGATTAGTGATGATGTGAACATTGGACTTGGTTATGTCTGTGTAAGGAATCGAGTTGGAGAACAAGAATCATACGAGGAAGCAAGAAGGGAAGAGATGAGATTGTTTGAATCTCATCCCCTGCTTTCTAAAATCGACAAATCCATTGTCGGCATCTCTATTTTAGCTCAGAAGCTTGTGCATATCCAAGCAATTAGTCTCTCGAAATGCTTGCCAGACATAGTGAGGaagatcaatgacaagctctgtTTCAGTTATTCTGAGCTGAACAAATTGCCCAAACACCTATTCAATATAACAGAAGCATTCACTGCTTTAATGAAGGTTATTGGTTCTACAAAAGAATCTCTGAAGAAAATACTCATCAGGGTAGAGTTTGATGAGTACCCAGATGAGAAGGAAATGCATTGTACAGCTCGAATATCTGatatgctcaatgagtactcacAAGAACTTGATCACAGGTCGAGGGACTCTGTTACCAAGTTCTTAATGGAAGAAATTAAGGTCTTAGAGGAGGCCAACGGgattcaactttcaaatttcctCCCTCGAACCGCCTTTCTCGCCATATTACAGAGCAAAATCAAGAAGATAGTGTATATTCCAGTTGAATTCGTTGAGAAGGTCTGGATTTATGTAGAAACTCTGGTTGTTCGTGTCTTGACATTCCATTCTAAGAGTTACCCACAACTTCAATCTCGTACCAGACGAGTGGCACATGATCTGATTTCAAAGACAAAGGATCAATCTGTTGATCGAGTGATGGAGatggtggagatggagaagCTAACAGATTATACATGTAACCCACAATACATGTCAAAATGGAGCAAGCTGGCACACCGACCGTTCTTTATGCAGAATTTTAAATCGAATAGTAAGTTG AGATTGGTGGATAACATGGCTCTTCATCTTGTGTTCAGTGTGCAGAATCTATTGAacagagagatggagaggatagTGAGTGCACTAATGGGACCCTGTGGTGGTGGCATTGAACGGTTGCTGGAGGTCTCCTTCTATTGCCACCAAGCGTGA
- the LOC122659033 gene encoding uncharacterized protein LOC122659033, with product MVPSESTALVSANMAPQLPLKPAASSSESGSSSSIDAAALWDQQDQLILRWIIASLSESTISHVVSASTSHEAWEISVHVFAPTSRTRVMDLKDRLFCLQCGSDTITEYLLTARSIADTFAAIDHPVNDEDLVLAVLRGLGSEYRDFAASIRLRPTPVTFVELSGLLLSHESFLRSTDGAVSVSSANMATGTSSGGDSNRSVDNRSGGARRSRGNRYRSHRHSNNGAKGTNATRGSPDPPTAGTNSRGHARGSGQQSPSATSSATLFAKYVLRLAI from the exons ATGGTGCCTTCGGAATCCACAGCGCTGGTCTCTGCTAATATGGCTCCACAGTTGCCTCTGAAACCAG CTGCAAGTTCCTCTGAATCTGGTAGTTCTTCGTCGATCGACGCCGCTGCACTTTGGGATCAGCAAGATCAACTCATTCTGCGTTGGATCATTGCTTCCTTGTCTGAATCTACCATTTCTCACGTCGTCAGTGCCTCTACTTCGCATGAGGCGTGGGAAATCTCGGTGCATGTCTTCGCGCCGACGTCTCGCACTCGAGTCATGGACCTGAAGGACCGATTATTTTGTCTTCAGTGTGGCTCCGACACCATCACGGAGTACCTTCTCACTGCTCGGTCCATTGCCGATACGTTTGCGGCGATCGATCATCCGGTGAATGACGAAGATCTGGTTCTCGCCGTGCTACGGGGCCTTGGCAGCGAGTATCGAGACTTTGCTGCCTCGATTCGCCTTCGACCAACTCCGGTTACCTTTGTTGAATTGTCAGGGCTACTTCTGAGCCATGAGAGCTTTTTACGCTCAACTGATGGTGCTGTTTCGGTTTCTTCGGCCAATATGGCCACTGGCACATCCTCTGGTGGAGATTCTAACCGATCTGTGGACAATCGCTCTGGTGGTGCACGCCGATCTCGTGGCAATCGTTACCGTAGCCATCGGCACTCCAATAATGGTGCCAAAGGTACAAACGCCACTCGCGGATCGCCTGATCCACCGACTGCTGGGACTAATTCTCGTGGCCATGCTCGTGGATCTGGTCAGCAGTCGCCTTCGGCAACCAGTTCGGCAACACTGTTTGCCAAATATGTTCTTAGACTGGCCATCTGA